In Lachnospiraceae bacterium, the DNA window AAGGAGATCACGGAGAAGTACCCGGTGAACCTTCCCCAGGTGCTGGATCGCAGCTACGAGTCGGACATCATCAACCAGAAATATGACTTCATCGGGGAAATCATCGGTGAAGTCCTGCTCCACAAGGAACGGCAGGATCTGCTCACCGAGCGGGCGGACAAGCTGCTCACCAGCAAAGTGTGGAGTATCCCCATCTTTCTGGTAATCATGGCCGTTACCTTCTTTTTGACCTTTACCATTGGCGACTGGATCAAGGGATATTTTGAGCTGGGCATTGACTGGCTTTCCGGCGTGGCGCAAAGTGGTCTGACGGCAGTTCACGCCGGGACAATCCTCACCTCGCTGATGGTGGACGGTATCATCGGCGGCGTGGGCACCATTGTCACATTTCTGCCTAATATTTTGATTCTTTTTTTGTGTTTGGCACTACTGGAGGACAGCGGTTATATGGCCCGTGTGGCCTATGTGATGGAGGGCATCATGAGCAAGCTGGGGCTTTCCGGCAAAGCCTTCATTCCCATGCTACTGGGATTTGGCTGTACGGTTCCCGCCATCATGGCTTCCCGTGCGCTGGAAAGCAAGCGGGACCGCTTCAAGGTCATGCTGGTAACGCTATTTATGAGCTGCAACGCCCGGCTGACCATCTACATCTTGTTCTCCGAGATGTTTTTCGGAGACAACGCCATGCTGATGGCTTACTCCATGTACCTGATTGGCATTGTGGTTGCCATTGTGGTGTCCGCCGTCATCCACCTTCTGAATCGGAAAAAGAGCGTCAATTACCTGATGATCGAACTGCCGGAGTATAAGCTGCCCGATTCCCGGACGGTGGCCATCTATGTGTGGGAGAAGATCAAGGATTATCTGGAAAAGGCAGGCACTACGATTTTTATTGCTACGCTGGCGATTTGGCTCCTGCTGAACTTTGGCCCCCATGGCTATTCCCCGGACATGGCACAGAGTTTCGGGGCTATAATTGGTAAGTGCCTGGTTCCCTTCTTTGCCCCCATTGGCTTGGGCTTCTGGCAGATTGCCGTGGCTCTGATTGCCGGTGTCTCCGCCAAGGAAGTGGTGGTGTCCAGCTGTGCTGTGTTGTTCGGCATTGTCAACGCCAGCTCGCCAGAGGGGATGAGTGCTTTTGCATCTGCATTGAACGGTATCGGCTTCGGGCCTCTCAATGCCTTCTGCCTGATGGTGTTCTGCCTGCTCTATATTCCCTGTGCGGCGGCTCTGGCTACTATCCGCAAGGAATCGGGAAGTTGGGCATGGATGGGTTTTACCGCCATTTTCCAGTTATTGGTGGCGTGGATTGTCACTTTTGTAGTGTACCAGATTGGATCTTTTGTAGTGCTTTAAGCAAGCTATTTTTGCAAAGAGTCCAAATGGAGGAGGTTTATATGGCATCTTTGATTTTACTCATTGTATTGGCGGTATATTGTATCTGGTCTTTGAGACGCATGGTAAAACGCCGAAAAGAAAATCGCGGGAAGTGCGCAGGTTGCCCTTATCAGGGTACTGGAATGTGCCGATAAAAGCTGCATTTTGCCCAAACAGAAGAACCCTTTTCCCGAATAGCAGGATATAGGTTCAAACCGTTGACGAGGACGGTTTTCCTGCGTATGATGAAGATACAATTAAACGATGATTTAATTGTTCTGACAACAGGAACAAATTAAGAGAGGAGATTTTCAAAATGAAAAAGACTTACAAAATCGATGTGGATTGCGCTAACTGCGCCAACCTGATGGAGGATGCAGCCCGCAAGACCAGCGGCGTACAGAGCGCTACGGTGAATTTTATGACCCTCAAGATGAACGTGGAGTTCGAGGAAGGTCAGGACCCCAAGGCTGTTATGCAGGAGGTTCGCAAAGCCTGCAAGAAGGTGGAACCCGATTGCGAGATCTTCCTGTAAGCCAGCGAAACGAAATGCCCTGTTGAGCGGCAGCTTGCAGGGCGTTCTTTCTCTTAGACAAATAAACGAATAAGCAATCGTGAAAGAGGTAAAACGAAATGCAGGAGTATATCATCAACGGTCTGCTGGTCGTGGTGGCTCTGCTGGCCGTGATCCTTCAGATCATCGGCACGCGGCCCTCCGCCGGTATGACCAAAAAACAAAAAGTGATGTTGTGGCGGATTCTGACTGCTACGGTTCTACTGTTGATTTTGCAGGTCCTGGGCGCAGGCGCATTTGAAGTGTTTGGCGCGGCAGGCCGCTGGGTACGTCTGGCTGTGTTCCTGGTGGATTATCTGGTCATTGGCTACGACATTCTGGGAAAAGCCGGAAAAGGTATCCGCAACGGTCAGGTGTTCGATGAGCACTTTCTGATGGCGGTGGCTACGCTGGGTGCGCTTGCCCTGGCCATATATGAAAACGGCGACTATCTGGAGGCCATCGCGGTTATGCTGTTCTACCAGGTAGGTGAATGGTTCCAGTCTTATGCTGTGGGCAAGAGCCGCCGGAATATCAGTGATCTGATGGACATCCGTCCTGATTATGCCAATATCGAACGGGATGGCAAACTGGAACAGGTGGACCCGGACGAAGTGGGGATCGGCACCATTATTGTGGTACAGCCTGGCGAAAAAGTTCCTATTGACGGTATGGTGGTTCAAGGTGAATCGACGTTGAACACCGCCGCGCTCACAGGCGAGAGCTTGCCCCGCGAGGTCAAAACCGGGGATGAGATCATCTCTGGCTGTATCAATATGACAGGCTTGCTCCATATCCAGACCACCAAGGAATTTGGCGAGTCCACTGTCTCCAAGATTCTGGATCTGGTGGAGAATGCTTCCTCCCGGAAGTCCAAGTCGGAGGACTTTATCTCCCGCTTCGCAAAAATTTACACCCCTGCGGTATGTTATGCCGCACTGGCCTTGGCAATTCTGCCTCCTTTGGTGCGGATGTTCGGTATGGGGCTGGATGCAGGCTGGGAGACCTGGATCTATCGTGCGCTGACCTTCCTCGTTGCCAGCTGCCCCTGCGCTTTGGTCATCTCCATTCCTCTGTCTTTCTTTGCAGGAATTGGCGGAGCCAGTAAGGCGGGCGTTCTGGTGAAGGGGTCCAACTATCTGGAAACCCTGTCACAGGCTAAGATCGTGGTCTTTGACAAGACCGGTACTCTGACCCAGGGCGTGTTCGAGGTCAACGCCATCTACCACAACGAGATGGACGAACGCAAGCTGGTGGAGTACGCGGCCCTGGCAGAGAGTGCTTCCAGCCATCCCATCAGCAAGAGTTTACAGAAAGCCTACGGTATGGAAATCGACCGCAGCCGTGTAACCAATATTCAGGAGCTCAGCGGCAACGGCGTGATCGCCACAGTGGACGGTCATCAGGTGGCAGCTGGTAACGACAAGCTCATGAATCGTCTGGGCGTTCAATCTATTCCGTGCCACAGCGTAGGCACCATCATTCACATGGCGATTGACGGGAAATATGCCGGACACATTGTTATTTCCGACATCGTGAAGCCTCACTCCAAGGAAGCCATCCGGGCATTAAAGTCGGCTGGGGTTCGCAAGACTGTGATGCTTACTGGTGACGCCAAGAAGGTGGTTGACAGTGTAGCCTCCGCTCTTGGCTTGAATGAGGTCTACAGCGAACTGCTCCCTGCTGATAAGGTAGAGAAAGTAGAAGAGCTAATTCAGATCAAATCGGAAAAGGAAAAGCTGGCTTTCGTAGGAGATGGCATCAACGATGCCCCGGTGCTTCGCCGGGCAGACATCGGCATTGCTATGGGCGCTATGGGTTCTGACGCTGCCATTGAAGCTGCGGATGTAGTACTGATGGATGACGACCCAATGCAAATTTCCAAAGCAATCAAAATCTCCCGCAAGTGCCTTGGCATCGTCTATCAGAACATCGTGGTGGCCATCGGCGTAAAACTGGCCTGCCTCGTACTGATTGCGCTGGGTTTCGCCAATATGTGGCTGGCCGTGTTCGCGGATGTGGGCGTAATGATCATCGCCGTCCTCAATGCTATCCGGGCACTGTTTGTGAAAAATCTTTAAAGTTCAGAAATAAACGAAAACAGAAAGGAGGCCCCCAATGAATGATTCTTGGCCTCGTGAACCGCAAGGGCGGGAACTGGAAAACCTGACACAGTTGTTTAAGGTTCTGGGGGCCCCTTCCCGTATGAAGGTTCTGTTTCAGATCGGTTCCTCAGAGGCGTGTGTCACTGAAGTAGCTGCCAGGCTCAATATGTCAGAGTCTGCTGTTTCTCACCATATCCAAATTTTACGCATGAACGGTTTGGTTCGCTGGCGCAGGAGTGGAAAGGCTATTTACTATGTTCTAAAAGATGACCATGTTCGCTCAATTATCTTTCAGGGATATGAACATATTAAAGAATTCGCTAGTTAGTAGGGAGAAAAACAAATAATTTTAATCACCTGCCGGACGACGGCAAAAGAAAAAGCCGTCGTCCAGTAGGTGATTTCCATGTAAATATGATATCATGGGTTTGTATGCGAGAATGGAAAGAAGATGGAGCAACCCTTGGAGAATAAGTGATGAACAATGTTCTGGGGAATGGCTCTTTGATCAGTATAAGGTGTACGGGGGATTTCTAAGAGAAAATCAAATCGGAAATGCAGGATTGGCCTGGAGCACAGGAGACTGTGCAGGAAATCCTGAAAGGGGACGAGTAGAAAAAAGAGCAGCTGCTTGAGCAGGAAGTGCAGAAGGAAGAAGAAAATAGGCAGAGCAGTTGATGATGGAATGTCCGGTGCAGTGTGGGTGTAATGCTCATGTTGCATCGGCTTTTTTTGTAAAAAAAATTTTTAATAATGTTGGTTTTTAACTACTCTTAACTCAAATATTGCATCTTAACTCAAAAAGAGTTATAATACAGAAAAAGAGTTAAGATTGCAGGTGATGACATGGAATATCTCGATAAAGTTCTGGGAGTCAAGGTTACCTATGAGGATGTAGAGTTTAAGCATTTGCCCAATTTTATAGCCACAAGGTACCGTTTACAGATGGTGTCAATGAATGAACAGAAGATGATTTTTCTTTATCCTAAGACAGAACTGGAGCAGATTGAAGTACTGAAAAAACATATTGCTCGGATACAGAAAAATGAGAACTTGCCTGTTGTGCTGGTGCTAAAAGAACTTGGCTTTCGCCAGAAAGAATATTTGATTCGTGAGAAGATTCCATTTATTGTAGATGGAAAGCAAATTTATTTGCCCTTTATGGCAGTGTATTTGCAGGAACGGTGCAGCGCCGAAAAAAAGACAAGGGAAGAAATACTTCCATCGGCGCAGATGCTTCTACTGCATTTCATTTATGGAGGCGCACAGGAATTATCTACAAGTCAAGCTGCGAAAGACTTGGAACTGACACCTACTTCTATATCAAGGGCATCAAGACAGCTTGAAGAAATGGGATTGCTGCATATCAGAAAAGTCGGTGTGCAGAGGATCATGCAATCTGAGGATTCTCCGAAAACACTGTTCCAAAAAGCAGGAGATAAGTTGCTGAATCCAATAAAACGAACGGTTTATATTCCGAAAGAATTGCTGGGAACAGAGCTGTTGGAAAGTGGATATTCGGCGTTGGCAGAGTATTCTATGCTGAACACACCGAATGTCAGATGTTATGCGGCAGAAAGAATCTCTCAATGGAAAGATGTTATGACCAATAGCTTGCAGAATTCGTTGGTGCAAGTGGCCGTAGAGATGTGGAGATACAATCCACGAAAATTGTCCACGCGAAACATTGTAGATGAGCTTTCGCTGGCATTGGCATTGAGAGAAGATGCAGATGAACGGGTTGAAGAAGCAGTAGAAGAAATGTTGAATGAACTGTGGAGGAAGATAGATGGTTACAGGAATTGATAGCTTTAAGGAATGGTTCAAGGGCAGTGAAGAACAATATGCTATCATTGGTGGAACTGCGTGTGACATTCTGATGACGGAGGAGGGACTGGACTTCCGTGCGACAAAGGATATTGACCTTGTTTTGATTATAGAAGCAGTTGACGCAAATTTCGGAAAGAAATTTTGGGAATATGTAAAACAGGCGGGATATGAGCATTGCAACAAAAGTTCGGGTGTGCCGCAGTTCTATCGCTTTAGTCACCCAATTACAAATCAGTATCCTGCAATGATTGAACTTTTCACGCGAAAGCTGGATGCCATCCAACTTCCAGAAGATGCAGTGCTAACACCGTTACCGATGGACGAAGATATTTCGAGTCTGTCTGCTATTCTTTTGGACGATGATTACTATGAATTTTTGAAGCAGGGGAAAGTCACCGTTGATGGAGTGACTGTCTTGGATGCGGCATATTTGATTCCGTTTAAGGCAAAAGCGTGGATGGATTTGACAGATCGTAAGGCCGCAGGAGAACACGTTGATAGCAAAAATATCAAGAAACATAAGAATGATGTTTTCCGTCTGACGGAGTTGATTGATCCCACCGCCAAGGTAGTGGCTCCCCAAGGAGTTTATGCCGATATTCAAGAGTTTGTCCAGCGTATGAAAAAAGAAAACTTGGATATTAAACAGTTGGGGCTGGTTGGCAGAACAAAGGAGAAGATTCTGGAAGAATTAAAAGCAATGTACGAGACACTTTAATATAGATATTTGAACAGACAAGGGCGTGTCAGTAAGGATTCGATTGACTTGACCAATAACAATCAGAGAATAAAAACGGAAAAACTGTTTTTAGATGAGGAAAACCATGAAAACGCTCTGCATCACAGCACAAGGACTTTGATGCATTGGCCGTGACTCAAATGGTCACCAGGAAAGATGAATAACAGTTTACAGAAAACAGAATAGAAGCTGATGAGCCAGGACGAGCTGGCAGTTATGGATGGCGGCAAGTGCATCTTGCAGTTGCGCGGTGTGCGTCCGTTTCTTTCAGACAAGTATGACATTACCAGACACCCTAATTTCAAATACACAGCTGATGCAGACAAGCGAAATACCTTTGATATTGAAGCATTTTTGTCTGCCAGACTAAAACTCAAGCCTGATGAGATCTGCGATGTATATGAAGTAGACACGGAGGGCGTGTAATACGGTTCCGCTGAGAAAGGAGTGATCGTATCTATTTGCCGCAACTGCCTCTGTTGAGGTCATTGGCGTACAAAGCGGGCAATCATCAACAAAATAATGAAAAAGGAGGACAGCTGGAATCAGGCTCTCATATATCGAGGGCAGATTGTTCCGGCTTTTGTGCGCTTATGAAACAAATCTAACTAATCATTCAAATGATTCCGGCTAATATTATTTATGGCATTTTTTGAACAGGCAATTACCGTTCTTCAGACTCTCGTTATCGCTCTGGGCGCTGGTCTTAGTATCTGGGGTGTCATCAACCTGTTGGAAGGTTACGGCAACGACAACCCTGGCGCAAAATCTCAGGGCATGAAGCAGTTCATGGCTAATTAAAGGGAACAAAAAGAAAGGAAAAGCACAATCCAGACGGTATCAGCGGCAGGCTACAAGAATAAATTGTGATTACGCAAGATTGGTGCTATAATAAGAGAAAAGTTCCTGCCGGGGCAGCCGCCCCGGTGGTGTGGATAGAAAGGCAGGAAAACAATATGCACATCAACTATAAACCACTCTGGCATACACTGTTAGAGCGTGATATGAGAAAAGAAGATTTAAGGCTTGCCGCCGGTATGACAACGAATATGATTGCCAACATGAGCAAAGAGGGAAAGCACATCAGCATGGACACATTAGCCCGTATCTGCGAAACGCTGAATTGTGAGATTACCGATGTAATTGAGTTAGTACCAGACGAGCCTACTTCCACAGGAGGTAAGGAACATGAGCGAATTGAAACAAAGAATAACAGAAAATGGAATTGATTATATCCTTGTCGGAGATTACTACATCCCGGATTTGAAGCTGCCGGAAGAACACCGCCTCATTGGAAAGTACGGACGGATGCACCGGGAATATTTAAGAGAAGTCCACCCAGCCAGATTGAACACATTGACCCTGACCGGGGAGTTATGGACATACCTTGCAGACCTGAATGAACAGGCACAGAATTGGTTAGATATCATCATGGAGCAGATGAAAGCCGCCGAGGGTGTGACAGAGGAATTGAAGCGAACCCAACAAATGGAATGGGTACACCGTTGCAATAACATTTACAATAGGGCAGAAGAAATTGTTTTGCATGAGATGATTTATGCATAACGGTATGGTAGAATGATTATGACAAATTAGAATTTGTAAAGGAGACATTTTTAATGACTATGAACAAGGGTGTTTCCGTAAGAATAAACAGGATAAATCTCAATAGGGAGAAGAGTAAAAAATG includes these proteins:
- the feoB gene encoding ferrous iron transport protein B, whose product is MSEQEMTIGFIGNPNCGKTTLFNAYTGANLKVANWPGVTVEKVEGVMKDHDLTIHLVDLPGTYSLTSYTMEETVSRQFILSDEVDVIINVADASALERSLYLTLQLLELGKPVVLALNMMDIVEKRGMEIDLYRLPEMLGIPVIPVSARQRRGLDILLHAAAHHKDCTDPDCLIHHHKVRSKHRHDHHSEYAMVYSDEIEDKIDQIMPELKRRYPGLTNYRWHALKLLEEDKEITEKYPVNLPQVLDRSYESDIINQKYDFIGEIIGEVLLHKERQDLLTERADKLLTSKVWSIPIFLVIMAVTFFLTFTIGDWIKGYFELGIDWLSGVAQSGLTAVHAGTILTSLMVDGIIGGVGTIVTFLPNILILFLCLALLEDSGYMARVAYVMEGIMSKLGLSGKAFIPMLLGFGCTVPAIMASRALESKRDRFKVMLVTLFMSCNARLTIYILFSEMFFGDNAMLMAYSMYLIGIVVAIVVSAVIHLLNRKKSVNYLMIELPEYKLPDSRTVAIYVWEKIKDYLEKAGTTIFIATLAIWLLLNFGPHGYSPDMAQSFGAIIGKCLVPFFAPIGLGFWQIAVALIAGVSAKEVVVSSCAVLFGIVNASSPEGMSAFASALNGIGFGPLNAFCLMVFCLLYIPCAAALATIRKESGSWAWMGFTAIFQLLVAWIVTFVVYQIGSFVVL
- a CDS encoding cation transporter — translated: MKKTYKIDVDCANCANLMEDAARKTSGVQSATVNFMTLKMNVEFEEGQDPKAVMQEVRKACKKVEPDCEIFL
- a CDS encoding heavy metal translocating P-type ATPase, translated to MTKKQKVMLWRILTATVLLLILQVLGAGAFEVFGAAGRWVRLAVFLVDYLVIGYDILGKAGKGIRNGQVFDEHFLMAVATLGALALAIYENGDYLEAIAVMLFYQVGEWFQSYAVGKSRRNISDLMDIRPDYANIERDGKLEQVDPDEVGIGTIIVVQPGEKVPIDGMVVQGESTLNTAALTGESLPREVKTGDEIISGCINMTGLLHIQTTKEFGESTVSKILDLVENASSRKSKSEDFISRFAKIYTPAVCYAALALAILPPLVRMFGMGLDAGWETWIYRALTFLVASCPCALVISIPLSFFAGIGGASKAGVLVKGSNYLETLSQAKIVVFDKTGTLTQGVFEVNAIYHNEMDERKLVEYAALAESASSHPISKSLQKAYGMEIDRSRVTNIQELSGNGVIATVDGHQVAAGNDKLMNRLGVQSIPCHSVGTIIHMAIDGKYAGHIVISDIVKPHSKEAIRALKSAGVRKTVMLTGDAKKVVDSVASALGLNEVYSELLPADKVEKVEELIQIKSEKEKLAFVGDGINDAPVLRRADIGIAMGAMGSDAAIEAADVVLMDDDPMQISKAIKISRKCLGIVYQNIVVAIGVKLACLVLIALGFANMWLAVFADVGVMIIAVLNAIRALFVKNL
- a CDS encoding metalloregulator ArsR/SmtB family transcription factor — encoded protein: MNDSWPREPQGRELENLTQLFKVLGAPSRMKVLFQIGSSEACVTEVAARLNMSESAVSHHIQILRMNGLVRWRRSGKAIYYVLKDDHVRSIIFQGYEHIKEFAS
- a CDS encoding MarR family transcriptional regulator; translated protein: MEYLDKVLGVKVTYEDVEFKHLPNFIATRYRLQMVSMNEQKMIFLYPKTELEQIEVLKKHIARIQKNENLPVVLVLKELGFRQKEYLIREKIPFIVDGKQIYLPFMAVYLQERCSAEKKTREEILPSAQMLLLHFIYGGAQELSTSQAAKDLELTPTSISRASRQLEEMGLLHIRKVGVQRIMQSEDSPKTLFQKAGDKLLNPIKRTVYIPKELLGTELLESGYSALAEYSMLNTPNVRCYAAERISQWKDVMTNSLQNSLVQVAVEMWRYNPRKLSTRNIVDELSLALALREDADERVEEAVEEMLNELWRKIDGYRN
- a CDS encoding Maff2 family protein — its product is MAFFEQAITVLQTLVIALGAGLSIWGVINLLEGYGNDNPGAKSQGMKQFMAN
- a CDS encoding helix-turn-helix domain-containing protein, which codes for MHINYKPLWHTLLERDMRKEDLRLAAGMTTNMIANMSKEGKHISMDTLARICETLNCEITDVIELVPDEPTSTGGKEHERIETKNNRKWN
- a CDS encoding TnpV protein, producing the protein MSELKQRITENGIDYILVGDYYIPDLKLPEEHRLIGKYGRMHREYLREVHPARLNTLTLTGELWTYLADLNEQAQNWLDIIMEQMKAAEGVTEELKRTQQMEWVHRCNNIYNRAEEIVLHEMIYA